Part of the Vespa velutina chromosome 7, iVesVel2.1, whole genome shotgun sequence genome, attcaaatttcttttttttttttttttttttttttttaatgcacgCACCATACGAAGAGATAACAAACAAGTAgctagggaaaaaaaaataaattttattaattcgtcGAACGCATTCgtcgttattttaatttcgtattaattGACACActcgtttattatatatttactcgtctttttatacatttgtaaaaaaaaaaaaaagaaagagaaaagaaacacacTCGTACGTtgttgaaattaaattcttcTCTATGTTACTATAGGCAAttgtaattttacaaaatacacATACGGAGTAATATgttacaaaaatgaaaaaaaaaaaaaaaaaaagaaaaaaaaaccaacaaaATGTCCTGTAACGatcaattgataattaaaattagaatcattttattttatattaaatatttttcgacattgtaaatttcaaataaaataatctatgaGTTGTAATCAATGGTTGCATTAGGTATCGATTAAACCACACATTGGTTCAAAGTCGAGTAAAATCTCGTTTGATATCGTTGAAAAAGTCAAGAAGACGagcagatagagatagactaAACGGAATTGAGAAATGTCTAAACAGGAGATAAGGTCCTTGAACATAAAGGGCATTTATAAAGCAGAACATCTTCTAATCTCTGCCCGTAACATACTCTAACACCTTGCACGAGTTCGTAGATACCAACActcatatcttttttgtttttcttttttctcggtTTCAGTAGATTCTCTTCCAGCAAGGCATTACAACGACGTTCTCAATCTTCTCCAGTTTCTGgaagaaacattgaaaaaactgatatattgatatattttatgaaattaatatagaattatattcaattaattgtGCTACAACATTATGTATcgctttattttattcgtcacGTTGACGTGCCTCGTCTTTAATATCAGTAGTaaattgatcgaaaaaaaagatcaaaggaTGGAATTAACGActaaagaagaggaagatacAAATAAATCATTGGAAGTTATCTCACGTTCTTCGATCAATGACGATTCACCGAGTAATCACTCGTCGAAGAATTTCAGTATGAACACGCAAACTGATTTGTGTTCAAGTGTAAAGGATAAACGTCATTGTCTTGTATCACTTTTGTCAAGAATAGCAAAAATTCAAGTCGACGATGATCGTGATTTgagaaattggaaaaaatcATCCATAAAGAAGAATCAAAAGTATCAATCGAATTTTGAGACAAAAAAGGAACACGAATCTGGATTATACACTGATCAGACATCAGGCAATTGTCGTTGCAACATTGTTCAAGATATTTACGTGCCGGAAGTTGGAAAAAAATTACCGGCTTATGCTTGTCGACTTCACGACAAGATTTTTGTTCTTACCAGTGAAAGATTTTTCGACGATCGTAGATCTTACTTTGATATAAAAGTCGACGAGGAAACGTCACAGCATTTGATTACAGCTGCCTCGAAGCCATCCTCGAAAACCGTTCACACCAAAAAGCTTCCGGTCACGCTTGTTTTAAAAAATGGCGAGGATAATTATAGGATACGAAAAAAGTCATAATATGGAGATAACAAAAAGTGAATACTTTCTTAAggtaataagatatatatcttCGTGTCTATTGTATCAATAAAATCTCGTATTAaaatatgcgtgtgtgtgtgtctatgcatgttgtgttttttattatctcgtgTCTTTTTCGATAAGacaattcattcatttatagaTTTActtttgcatttatatatccttatcgagtttaaagaataaataaaagctttGAATCATACGTGTGAATAATTGTCAAgagaattattaatgttattaaaatatttcaatcttcTTTGTGTTaaagttaatgaaaatatttttattattgcggATAACAggcaatttaaaagaaattgaagcTGAAGTctttaaaagttttattatgaATCAAGTTTCAAAATTCCCTCTATTCATCCGCTCAAACCAACGTTATCGacatgcgagagagagaaagagagatcgaagaTCAATcatctttcaaaaatttacaatattctCTTCGTGCTTTTTTATAAGTTTGAATAAAAGTCAAAACGACAACGTTAATCGAgcgaaatacatatatcataaagGATCAACATTacgtagttattatcgtctctttcttaattaagaaaaagaagatccaattttctttctacgtaAATGTTATCCTACATTTTAAAATCGTAAAACGAGAGAATCCCTAATAAATGATCGCCGAGATATCAAATATGATCGATAAAGGAATTCTCAGTCAATGAGAcgaaagtattataataatctcatTTCCTTTGAGATTACGTCAATACATCGTCGTTACGTTCAGTGagatctattttcttatcatcCTGAACGATTTCTCGCATGAGTATTGAACTAGAAACACCTTCttgatcttctttcttcgtatattCTTCTGGTGGTGCAATTGGTGAAAGTTTGAAAACGTTAGTTGGAACTTTCAATGGAGATTCCAACTTTATCGGtgcttctttattttctttttcattagtCGCTTCTACTTGATCGTCTACGAGATGAGAAAGATCTTTGTAAAGATGAACTATTGGCTGTTGAATCGGTAAATGAACAAGTGACGTATCAATAGTTTTCTCTTCGACTTTGTCCTTCATTGATTTCTCTTCTGACTCATATGCCTCTGGTGGAGCGATTGGCGAAAGTTTAAAAACGTTTGTTGGATTCCCTTctttcgttgttatttttattactaatagagagagagagagagagagaaagagagagagagagagagaaacaatttatattaattaaatgatgtaatattttaaatatcgtgtatagattcgattaaattatttcattaatagaattgttgaatttaaatagatttaatgaataaatttgaattttaatttaaattattattataatatatagttattaatcgtgacaatatatatgtacacacacacatatatatatatatatatatatatataaacataaattattttatataaaattttctaatccttataaattattaatattgaataattatactttGAAATAAGTACCTGTATCATTTGCGGTGTCCGATAAtgtttcctcttcctttttcaatttctcttcCATCTTATCGGAggaatcaattattttttgattattgGAGAGATGagataaatctttataaagaaaagatgtcGGCTGTTCCGTAGATGATGTTGTTCCTGTTATACTTTCAATTTTGCTTTCTGTTTTCTCGTCAGACTTTTGGCTCGCGTAAGCTTCCGGTGGTGCGATCGGCGAAAGTTTCTCCACGTTCGACAAAATATTCGAAGGACGTTGCTCCTTAACCggttcctcctccttcttgtttttatcgtcGACCGCGTTTTTCTCGTCCGTAAGATGCGAGAGATCCTTGTATTGGCGAACGTTCGGTTGCTCGGTCAGTGCTTCTAGTCCTATCACAGACACGAAGTCCTGCGGAGTATCACGATTGTGCCCGATCTCAGCAGGTAGCTCAGGATAATTTGGATTAGGATCATACAAATCGTTTGGTttcatttcctctttatcGATCTCCTGCGATAATTTCCCtggatcttcttcttttttctctgtcgaTAAGATCGGGCTGAACtattaaacaaaacaaaaaaaaaaagaaaaaagaa contains:
- the LOC124950798 gene encoding uncharacterized protein LOC124950798, which translates into the protein MYRFILFVTLTCLVFNISSKLIEKKDQRMELTTKEEEDTNKSLEVISRSSINDDSPSNHSSKNFSMNTQTDLCSSVKDKRHCLVSLLSRIAKIQVDDDRDLRNWKKSSIKKNQKYQSNFETKKEHESGLYTDQTSGNCRCNIVQDIYVPEVGKKLPAYACRLHDKIFVLTSERFFDDRRSYFDIKVDEETSQHLITAASKPSSKTVHTKKLPVTLVLKNGEDNYRIRKKS
- the LOC124950793 gene encoding uncharacterized protein LOC124950793 isoform X2: MQTAGMLRGTRAIYFLVLLVPLVDHAHSYPYQILPSMPGYIPVYIRNGDQPLEEINPALAEAFHEHSSLSKSIRLDRNYGQLEPTKESRTNLVVDDSRKIYYPAHARESGNSIAGNERRDEEETHVGKSPGLVQVPKLVSLYELHEKLKKTQEDPLKTDFNLRESLAKFSPILSTEKKEEDPGKLSQEIDKEEMKPNDLYDPNPNYPELPAEIGHNRDTPQDFVSVIGLEALTEQPNVRQYKDLSHLTDEKNAVDDKNKKEEEPVKEQRPSNILSNVEKLSPIAPPEAYASQKSDEKTESKIESITGTTSSTEQPTSFLYKDLSHLSNNQKIIDSSDKMEEKLKKEEETLSDTANDTVIKITTKEGNPTNVFKLSPIAPPEAYESEEKSMKDKVEEKTIDTSLVHLPIQQPIVHLYKDLSHLVDDQVEATNEKENKEAPIKLESPLKVPTNVFKLSPIAPPEEYTKKEDQEGVSSSILMREIVQDDKKIDLTERNDDVLT
- the LOC124950793 gene encoding uncharacterized protein LOC124950793 isoform X1, with product MQTAGMLRGTRAIYFLVLLVPLVDHAHSYPYQILPSMPGYIPVYIRNGDQPLEEINPALAEAFHEHSSLSKQSIRLDRNYGQLEPTKESRTNLVVDDSRKIYYPAHARESGNSIAGNERRDEEETHVGKSPGLVQVPKLVSLYELHEKLKKTQEDPLKTDFNLRESLAKFSPILSTEKKEEDPGKLSQEIDKEEMKPNDLYDPNPNYPELPAEIGHNRDTPQDFVSVIGLEALTEQPNVRQYKDLSHLTDEKNAVDDKNKKEEEPVKEQRPSNILSNVEKLSPIAPPEAYASQKSDEKTESKIESITGTTSSTEQPTSFLYKDLSHLSNNQKIIDSSDKMEEKLKKEEETLSDTANDTVIKITTKEGNPTNVFKLSPIAPPEAYESEEKSMKDKVEEKTIDTSLVHLPIQQPIVHLYKDLSHLVDDQVEATNEKENKEAPIKLESPLKVPTNVFKLSPIAPPEEYTKKEDQEGVSSSILMREIVQDDKKIDLTERNDDVLT
- the LOC124950793 gene encoding uncharacterized protein LOC124950793 isoform X3; translated protein: MLSIRLDRNYGQLEPTKESRTNLVVDDSRKIYYPAHARESGNSIAGNERRDEEETHVGKSPGLVQVPKLVSLYELHEKLKKTQEDPLKTDFNLRESLAKFSPILSTEKKEEDPGKLSQEIDKEEMKPNDLYDPNPNYPELPAEIGHNRDTPQDFVSVIGLEALTEQPNVRQYKDLSHLTDEKNAVDDKNKKEEEPVKEQRPSNILSNVEKLSPIAPPEAYASQKSDEKTESKIESITGTTSSTEQPTSFLYKDLSHLSNNQKIIDSSDKMEEKLKKEEETLSDTANDTVIKITTKEGNPTNVFKLSPIAPPEAYESEEKSMKDKVEEKTIDTSLVHLPIQQPIVHLYKDLSHLVDDQVEATNEKENKEAPIKLESPLKVPTNVFKLSPIAPPEEYTKKEDQEGVSSSILMREIVQDDKKIDLTERNDDVLT